A portion of the Flavobacterium magnum genome contains these proteins:
- a CDS encoding aldose 1-epimerase family protein → MTTTISNGNVSAAINHHGAELISLTYQGREYLWDGNPEFWGKHSPVLFPIVGTLKNDKYLFNDRQYHLNRHGFARDMVFSLESKTDESATFLLKSDSETLKVYPFDFELRIVYSVSAEAVTIAYRVSNLGDGQQYFSLGAHPAFALPEPFANYALEMVSAKTLVSSLLDNGLLSGRTMTLPLIEGRLPLDYALFDTDALIFRNAGFHSLTLLENQKPILKVDFEDFPDLGLWTKTGAAFLCIEPWLGYADALDANHQLKEKPGIIALEPAQDFNAQFKITLL, encoded by the coding sequence TTGACTACTACCATTTCAAACGGCAATGTTTCGGCTGCTATCAATCACCATGGAGCGGAATTGATTTCACTCACTTATCAAGGCCGCGAATACCTCTGGGACGGAAATCCTGAATTTTGGGGTAAACATTCACCGGTCCTTTTCCCGATTGTGGGCACGTTGAAAAACGATAAGTATCTTTTTAATGATCGGCAGTACCATCTTAACCGGCATGGTTTTGCGCGCGACATGGTATTCTCGCTGGAAAGCAAAACCGATGAATCGGCGACTTTCCTTTTAAAGTCGGATTCCGAAACTTTGAAAGTGTACCCGTTTGATTTTGAACTCAGGATCGTGTACAGCGTTTCCGCGGAGGCAGTCACCATCGCCTACCGGGTTTCCAACCTGGGCGACGGACAGCAGTATTTTTCGCTGGGCGCGCATCCGGCTTTCGCGCTTCCTGAACCTTTCGCGAACTATGCGCTTGAAATGGTGTCAGCAAAAACGTTGGTGAGTTCGTTGCTTGACAACGGACTGTTGTCAGGCAGAACCATGACGTTGCCCCTTATCGAAGGCAGGCTTCCCCTCGATTACGCATTATTTGACACGGACGCACTGATTTTCCGGAACGCAGGATTTCACTCGCTAACGTTGCTCGAAAACCAAAAACCGATTCTGAAAGTGGATTTTGAGGATTTCCCGGATTTGGGTTTATGGACCAAAACCGGCGCTGCATTTCTGTGTATTGAGCCCTGGCTGGGCTATGCGGATGCGCTCGACGCAAACCACCAACTGAAAGAAAAACCCGGAATCATTGCACTGGAGCCAGCGCAGGATTTCAATGCACAATTTAAAATCACTTTGCTGTAA
- a CDS encoding M1 family metallopeptidase, which translates to MKKLMLRATCIAALFFAAGQVQAQTESVYDYHAAFGPGFYTSNGTETRSASGQPGPKYWQNRADYKLTASLDESKSEITGSEILTYTNNSPDKLGFLWLNVDQNLFKSDSRGSAVIPLDGSRNGADGQVFDGGHKIKSVRLLTTVKGITSEKELQFSINDTRMQVQLPTAVNPNGGTVRLKIDFSFISPVFGSDRMGIQDTKNGKIFEVAQWYPRMCVYDDLRGWNTLPYQGAGEFYLEYGDFDVMITAPSNHIVVCSGELLNVKEVYTAEQQKRWAAAAQSDKTVTIRAAQEVTDPASRPAGKSTLTWHFAIRNSRDVAWASSAAFIIDAARINLPEGRKSLAISAYPIESDGQKAWARSTEYTKACIENYSKRWFPFPYPAAINVAGITGGMEYPGIVFCGYKSKAGGLWEVTDHEFGHSWFPMIVGSNERLYAWMDEGFNTFINSISAKDFNNGEYKSFEMGMDFMCKMLAAPGLEPIMTAPDGLKENNLGTLAYFKPSAGLIILREQILGKERFDRAFRTYVERWAFKHPAPDDFFRTIENVAGEDLNWFWRGWFLNNWKLDQGVTGVRYPKNDPKNGAIITLENREKMAMPVVMDVKMASGNVKRITLPVEIWQRNATWSFKADTDEEIVKVTLDPDDVFPDSNSSNNSWSAPAKDGSASGETASALKNFEGKYASKTIPTKIEFAEENGELVATIDGEGPIPLKNEGNNKFSIEGELELEFSADGAELHFRASGFDFLFNKEK; encoded by the coding sequence ATGAAAAAACTCATGCTCAGGGCCACGTGTATTGCGGCCTTATTTTTTGCTGCCGGCCAGGTGCAGGCACAAACCGAATCGGTCTATGATTATCATGCCGCATTTGGCCCCGGATTTTACACTTCAAATGGTACCGAAACCCGATCGGCCAGCGGGCAGCCGGGGCCGAAATACTGGCAAAACCGTGCCGACTATAAATTGACGGCCTCCCTGGATGAAAGCAAGAGTGAGATCACGGGTTCGGAAATCCTCACGTACACCAACAACAGCCCTGACAAACTTGGATTCCTGTGGCTGAACGTCGACCAGAATTTGTTTAAGTCCGATTCACGTGGTAGCGCAGTCATTCCGCTTGACGGCAGCCGCAACGGCGCAGACGGTCAGGTTTTCGATGGCGGCCATAAAATCAAATCCGTGCGGTTGCTCACGACGGTAAAAGGGATTACATCAGAAAAAGAACTGCAGTTTAGCATCAACGACACCCGCATGCAGGTCCAGCTGCCGACGGCGGTAAACCCAAACGGCGGCACCGTGCGGCTAAAGATTGATTTTTCGTTTATTTCTCCAGTGTTCGGCTCTGACCGCATGGGTATACAGGATACCAAAAACGGGAAAATTTTTGAGGTAGCGCAATGGTACCCGCGGATGTGCGTGTATGACGACCTGCGCGGCTGGAATACGCTGCCGTATCAGGGAGCAGGCGAATTTTATCTTGAGTACGGCGATTTCGATGTGATGATCACTGCGCCGTCTAACCATATTGTGGTCTGTTCAGGTGAGTTGCTCAATGTGAAAGAGGTCTATACTGCGGAACAGCAGAAAAGGTGGGCTGCAGCAGCGCAAAGTGATAAAACAGTCACCATCCGTGCTGCGCAGGAAGTGACCGATCCCGCTTCGCGGCCTGCGGGGAAATCCACGCTGACCTGGCATTTTGCCATCAGGAATTCACGTGATGTCGCGTGGGCATCGTCAGCAGCATTTATCATAGATGCGGCGCGGATCAATCTCCCGGAAGGCAGGAAGTCGCTCGCCATTTCAGCCTATCCGATCGAAAGCGACGGGCAGAAGGCCTGGGCAAGATCTACCGAATACACTAAAGCCTGTATCGAGAATTATTCGAAAAGATGGTTTCCGTTTCCCTATCCGGCAGCAATCAATGTCGCGGGAATTACAGGCGGGATGGAGTACCCTGGAATTGTATTTTGTGGTTATAAATCGAAAGCCGGCGGACTCTGGGAGGTCACTGACCACGAATTTGGGCACAGTTGGTTCCCGATGATCGTGGGTTCTAATGAACGGCTGTATGCCTGGATGGATGAAGGTTTCAACACGTTCATCAATTCGATCAGTGCGAAGGATTTCAATAATGGGGAGTATAAATCGTTTGAAATGGGGATGGATTTTATGTGCAAGATGCTGGCTGCGCCGGGTCTTGAACCTATTATGACGGCACCTGACGGATTGAAGGAAAATAACCTTGGGACGCTGGCGTATTTTAAGCCATCGGCGGGGCTGATTATCCTGCGCGAGCAGATTCTCGGGAAAGAACGCTTTGACCGCGCTTTCCGGACATATGTGGAACGATGGGCATTTAAACATCCTGCACCTGATGATTTTTTCCGCACGATTGAAAATGTTGCGGGCGAAGACCTGAACTGGTTCTGGCGTGGCTGGTTCCTCAATAACTGGAAGCTCGATCAGGGCGTGACCGGCGTCAGGTACCCAAAGAATGACCCGAAAAATGGGGCGATCATTACTTTGGAAAACAGGGAAAAAATGGCGATGCCCGTGGTGATGGATGTAAAGATGGCCAGCGGTAATGTAAAGCGGATTACCCTTCCGGTAGAAATCTGGCAGCGCAACGCCACGTGGTCATTCAAGGCTGACACCGATGAAGAGATTGTAAAGGTGACACTGGATCCGGACGATGTTTTCCCTGACAGCAATAGCAGCAATAACAGCTGGTCCGCGCCAGCTAAGGACGGCAGTGCATCAGGAGAAACTGCCTCAGCACTGAAGAATTTTGAAGGCAAATATGCCAGCAAAACCATTCCGACCAAAATCGAATTTGCTGAGGAAAACGGCGAATTGGTTGCGACCATCGATGGTGAAGGGCCGATTCCGTTGAAGAATGAGGGTAACAATAAGTTTTCGATTGAGGGCGAACTCGAACTCGAATTCAGTGCTGACGGCGCTGAACTTCATTTCAGGGCGAGCGGATTCGACTTCCTGTTCAACAAAGAAAAATAA
- a CDS encoding VF530 family DNA-binding protein, which produces MQHQQSSDPLHGVTLQKILETLVAFYGFDTLGELVPIKCFNIDPSIRSSLTFLRKTEWARRKVEALYIRTLPKLPQ; this is translated from the coding sequence ATGCAGCATCAGCAATCCTCAGATCCCTTACACGGTGTGACCCTGCAAAAAATACTGGAAACGCTTGTAGCTTTCTATGGTTTTGATACCCTGGGCGAATTGGTTCCGATAAAATGCTTTAACATCGACCCGTCGATCAGGTCCAGCCTTACCTTCCTGCGCAAAACCGAATGGGCTCGCAGGAAAGTCGAAGCGCTTTACATCCGTACACTGCCTAAATTGCCACAGTGA
- the smpB gene encoding SsrA-binding protein SmpB — MVKTVNILNKRARFDYEIIETYTAGIVLTGTEIKSIRLGKANITESFCEFSNSELFAINTYIEEYRFGNQFNHSARSERKLLLNRRELKSLERSVQAKGLTIVPLKLHTNEKGLAKLDIGLCRGKKTYDKRESLKESDTRRDLDRIKKAFNN; from the coding sequence ATGGTAAAAACCGTCAACATACTTAACAAACGCGCGCGTTTCGATTATGAAATTATCGAGACCTACACCGCCGGTATCGTGCTTACCGGAACCGAAATCAAATCCATCCGACTCGGTAAGGCAAACATCACCGAAAGTTTTTGTGAATTTAGCAACAGCGAACTCTTCGCAATCAATACGTACATCGAGGAATACCGTTTCGGGAACCAGTTCAATCACAGTGCGCGCAGCGAACGCAAGCTGCTGCTGAACAGGCGAGAACTCAAAAGTCTCGAGCGCAGCGTACAGGCTAAAGGACTGACCATCGTTCCGCTCAAATTACACACTAACGAAAAAGGCCTGGCCAAGCTCGACATCGGTTTATGCCGCGGTAAAAAGACGTATGACAAGCGCGAATCATTGAAGGAAAGCGATACCCGACGCGATCTGGATCGGATCAAGAAGGCCTTCAACAATTAA
- a CDS encoding GNAT family N-acetyltransferase — protein MITFNFSPFPILESHRLLLRRLTADDVEQVYRLRSDPQTMQYIPRPLVTDHDGAMAHIDLIKERIDANEAINWAITLKGAPELVGIIGFYRTQKEHFRSEIGYMLLPEHSGKGIATEAANLALDYGFAVLGFHSVEAVIAPENEASERVLIKNNFVKEAHFIESEYYDGKFLDRVIYSILKKNFKKTNRTG, from the coding sequence ATGATCACATTCAATTTTTCACCATTCCCGATACTGGAAAGCCATAGGCTGCTGTTGCGCAGGCTGACCGCTGACGATGTAGAACAGGTTTACCGTTTGCGGTCAGACCCTCAGACCATGCAGTACATACCGCGTCCGCTGGTCACCGATCACGATGGCGCGATGGCGCACATCGACCTCATTAAAGAACGCATCGATGCCAATGAAGCAATCAACTGGGCAATAACGCTTAAGGGCGCTCCGGAACTGGTCGGGATCATCGGATTTTACAGGACGCAAAAAGAGCATTTCAGGTCAGAAATCGGATATATGCTCCTGCCGGAACACAGCGGTAAAGGCATCGCCACCGAAGCCGCAAACCTCGCTTTAGATTATGGTTTCGCGGTGCTCGGTTTTCATTCGGTGGAGGCCGTCATTGCACCTGAAAACGAAGCTTCGGAAAGGGTTTTGATCAAAAATAATTTTGTGAAAGAAGCGCATTTCATCGAAAGTGAATATTATGACGGAAAATTCCTCGATAGAGTAATTTACTCCATTCTGAAAAAAAACTTCAAAAAAACTAATCGCACGGGCTAA